The Microbacterium luteum genome includes a region encoding these proteins:
- a CDS encoding DUF1206 domain-containing protein: protein MGTSASAAARDASSTPAVRIAARLGYVANGVLHLILGAIIVSIAFGANADSDQSGAFKALAAAPMGFLALWALAAGLWALGAWYVLDGSLQRDRPGNKGTAKKWGRRGSLWARAVVYLALGGIAASVALGARPNGEQSTEDVSRGVLSLPGGPFLLGAGALVIGGIGVGFVVIGIRRGFRKKVDLPAGAMGRTVVVIGVIGYIAKGISLVTVGVLVLVAAVRVDADAAGGLDGAIQTLVGLPYGPALVVGVGFGFIAYGVFSILRGKYARLDD, encoded by the coding sequence ATGGGTACATCCGCGAGTGCCGCCGCGCGCGACGCGAGCTCCACGCCGGCGGTGCGCATCGCCGCTCGCCTCGGCTACGTCGCCAACGGCGTTCTGCATCTGATCCTCGGCGCGATCATCGTCTCCATCGCCTTCGGAGCCAACGCCGACAGCGACCAGTCAGGCGCGTTCAAGGCGCTCGCCGCCGCCCCGATGGGCTTTTTGGCGCTGTGGGCCCTCGCCGCCGGCCTCTGGGCGCTCGGCGCCTGGTACGTGCTCGACGGATCCCTGCAACGCGATCGCCCCGGCAACAAGGGGACGGCGAAGAAGTGGGGCCGGCGGGGCTCGCTGTGGGCGCGCGCGGTCGTCTACCTCGCCCTCGGCGGCATCGCCGCATCCGTCGCCCTGGGCGCGCGTCCGAACGGCGAGCAGAGCACCGAAGACGTCAGCCGCGGAGTCCTCTCCCTCCCCGGCGGTCCGTTCCTCCTGGGCGCCGGGGCACTCGTGATCGGCGGGATCGGCGTCGGATTCGTCGTCATCGGCATCCGCCGCGGATTCCGCAAGAAGGTCGATCTCCCCGCCGGCGCGATGGGGAGGACCGTGGTGGTGATCGGCGTCATCGGCTACATCGCCAAGGGGATCTCGCTGGTGACGGTGGGCGTCCTGGTGCTCGTCGCCGCCGTCCGCGTGGACGCGGATGCCGCAGGCGGCCTCGACGGCGCCATCCAGACGCTGGTCGGTCTCCCCTACGGCCCGGCGCTCGTCGTCGGCGTCGGGTTCGGGTTCATCGCCTATGGCGTCTTCTCGATTCTGCGCGGAAAGTACGCACGCCTCGACGACTAG
- a CDS encoding GntR family transcriptional regulator, giving the protein MPIPTEVRPPRPLLRDDVLERIRDAIVDGTLTPGEQVRDADLATWLGVSRTPVREALLELGRAGLVRSSPGRSTVISPLEREGVRDAQRVVAAMHRLAVLTAVPRMTAVDLDRMRAANARFTAAHAAGDADSALVADTAFHAVAVDVCGNSAARAVIAQYEPILHRAERLRFASVEEGRDSAARHDRFIELCAAGDAEAAAALAEETWQSLVIDASPTDPRHEETP; this is encoded by the coding sequence ATGCCCATCCCTACGGAGGTCCGACCTCCGCGCCCCCTCCTGCGCGACGATGTTCTCGAACGCATCCGCGATGCGATCGTCGACGGAACCCTCACCCCGGGTGAGCAGGTGCGCGACGCCGATCTCGCGACGTGGCTGGGCGTCAGCAGAACCCCGGTGCGCGAAGCCCTCCTCGAATTGGGGCGCGCCGGACTCGTGCGCTCCTCGCCGGGACGATCGACCGTGATCTCGCCCCTCGAGCGCGAGGGCGTGCGCGACGCGCAACGGGTCGTCGCCGCCATGCACCGACTCGCCGTCCTCACGGCGGTGCCCCGCATGACCGCCGTCGACCTCGATCGGATGCGTGCGGCCAACGCCCGCTTCACGGCCGCCCACGCGGCCGGCGACGCCGACAGCGCCCTGGTCGCCGACACCGCCTTCCACGCCGTCGCGGTCGACGTGTGCGGCAACTCGGCCGCCCGGGCGGTGATCGCGCAGTACGAGCCGATCCTCCACCGCGCGGAGCGACTGCGGTTCGCATCGGTCGAGGAGGGCCGGGATTCCGCAGCCCGTCACGACCGGTTCATCGAGCTGTGCGCTGCCGGCGATGCCGAGGCCGCGGCGGCGCTCGCCGAGGAGACCTGGCAGAGCCTCGTCATCGACGCCTCCCCCACCGACCCCCGACACGAGGAGACCCCGTGA
- a CDS encoding proline--tRNA ligase — MVTRLSHLFLRTLREDPADAEVTSHRLLVRAGYIRRQAPGIFAWLPLGLRVKNRLERIIREEMTAAGAQEVHFPALMPREPYEATGRWEEYGDGIFRLKDRKDADYLLAPTHEEAFTLLVKDLYSSYKDLPLTIYQIQDKYRDEARPRAGLLRGREFTMKDAYSFDASDEGLDASYMAQRDAYERIFQRLGLDYVIVQADAGAMGGSRSEEFLHPTPVGEDTFVRSAGGYAANVEAFATIAPEPVAIEGQSAPVIFDSPNTPTIATLVDHCNAHLDGRFTAADTLKNVVLALRHLDGTRELVIVGVPGDRDVDDKRVEVAFAPAEVEPATDEDFTRHPGLVKGYIGPWSSGGAVLGEGSTTGIRYLVDPRVVDGSRWITGANIDQKHVHSLVAGRDFVADGVVDVASVREGDPAPDGSGPVSLARGMEIGHVFQLGRKYAEALGLKVLDENGKLVTVTMGSYGIGVTRILAIIAELNNDERGLIWPASVAPFDVHVVATGKDPVAFELAETLAAQLEHGGLDVVYDDRPKVSPGVKFGDAELVGVPRILIVGRGAADGNVELWDRRTGERVTLPAADAVAALT; from the coding sequence GTGGTCACCCGTCTGTCGCACCTGTTCCTCCGCACACTCCGAGAAGATCCCGCGGATGCCGAGGTCACCAGTCACCGGCTGCTCGTCCGCGCCGGGTACATCCGCCGGCAGGCTCCGGGCATCTTCGCCTGGTTGCCGCTCGGGCTCCGGGTGAAGAACCGCCTCGAGCGCATCATCCGCGAGGAGATGACCGCGGCGGGGGCCCAGGAGGTGCACTTCCCGGCGCTCATGCCGAGGGAGCCGTACGAGGCGACCGGTCGATGGGAGGAGTACGGCGACGGGATCTTCCGGCTGAAGGATCGCAAGGACGCCGACTACCTGCTGGCGCCGACGCACGAAGAGGCCTTCACCCTCCTGGTGAAGGACCTGTACTCGTCGTACAAGGACCTCCCCCTGACGATCTACCAGATCCAGGACAAATACCGCGACGAGGCGCGTCCGCGCGCCGGTCTGCTGCGCGGCCGTGAGTTCACGATGAAGGACGCCTATTCGTTCGATGCGTCCGACGAGGGCCTCGATGCGTCCTACATGGCGCAGCGCGATGCCTACGAGCGCATCTTCCAGCGGCTCGGTCTCGACTACGTGATCGTGCAGGCCGACGCCGGTGCGATGGGAGGCTCGCGGTCCGAGGAATTCCTGCACCCGACGCCGGTCGGTGAGGACACGTTCGTGCGCAGCGCGGGCGGCTACGCGGCCAACGTGGAGGCCTTCGCGACCATTGCGCCGGAACCGGTCGCCATCGAGGGACAGTCGGCGCCGGTGATCTTCGACTCGCCGAACACGCCGACCATCGCCACCCTCGTCGACCACTGCAACGCCCACCTGGACGGCCGGTTCACCGCCGCGGACACCCTCAAGAATGTCGTGCTCGCCCTCAGGCACCTCGACGGTACCCGCGAGCTCGTCATCGTGGGAGTGCCCGGCGACCGCGACGTCGACGACAAGCGGGTCGAGGTCGCGTTCGCGCCCGCCGAGGTCGAGCCCGCAACCGACGAGGACTTCACCCGCCATCCGGGCCTGGTCAAGGGGTACATCGGGCCGTGGTCTTCCGGAGGTGCGGTGCTCGGTGAGGGATCGACGACCGGCATCCGCTACCTGGTCGATCCGCGCGTCGTGGACGGCTCGCGCTGGATCACCGGCGCGAACATCGATCAGAAGCACGTGCACTCACTCGTCGCCGGCCGCGACTTCGTCGCCGACGGCGTGGTCGACGTCGCGAGCGTGCGAGAGGGCGACCCCGCTCCGGACGGCTCCGGGCCGGTGTCACTGGCTCGCGGGATGGAGATCGGGCACGTCTTCCAGCTCGGCCGCAAGTACGCCGAGGCGCTGGGGCTGAAGGTGCTCGACGAGAACGGCAAGCTCGTCACGGTCACCATGGGCTCCTACGGCATCGGTGTCACCCGCATCCTGGCCATCATCGCGGAGCTCAACAACGACGAGCGCGGTCTCATCTGGCCCGCCTCGGTGGCGCCGTTCGATGTGCACGTGGTCGCAACCGGCAAGGACCCGGTGGCCTTCGAGCTCGCCGAGACGCTCGCCGCACAGCTGGAGCACGGGGGGCTGGATGTCGTCTACGACGACCGCCCGAAGGTGTCTCCCGGGGTGAAGTTCGGCGACGCGGAGCTGGTCGGCGTGCCGCGCATCCTGATCGTCGGCCGCGGTGCGGCCGACGGCAACGTCGAACTGTGGGACCGTCGCACCGGCGAGCGCGTGACGCTCCCGGCCGCCGACGCGGTCGCCGCCCTGACCTGA
- a CDS encoding alanine/glycine:cation symporter family protein encodes MADVSAWLATWGDNLWTWLVLPIVVLLGLYFTVRSGVVQFRLIPEMFRTLTDKTPRTAEGKPQSVSAFQAFTISAASRVGVGNIAGVGTAIAIGGPGAVFWMWLMAFIGGASAFIESSLAQLYKTRDADGFRGGPAYYMQRGLRARWMGVVFAVILIICFPVAFSSLQANTIQATIAGGLDDSASAWLPWVIGIVLSTLMALVIFGGVRRIASVTQLLVPLMALLYLLIGLVIVALNIDRLPAAVATIFTQAFGPNEVVGATLGYIILTGVKRGMFSNEAGLGSAPNAGASAAVTHPVKQGLVQTLGVYFDTFLVCSITAFIILVSVPDLANAERGIDLTQGAVIGTLGEWSNILLSVIIFLLAFSSILGNYYYGESNIEFITRSRGALLGYRIAAIAAVLIGALLSADVVWTFADGAMGFMALVNLVAIGLLSGIAFALLRDYTQQRREGKDPVFTRDRLPGVRNIEVWEDELSVTGPIDLTTRGRQAEKHRDHLHERSARD; translated from the coding sequence ATGGCGGATGTGAGCGCGTGGCTGGCCACATGGGGCGACAATCTCTGGACGTGGCTGGTGCTGCCCATCGTGGTGCTGCTCGGGCTGTACTTCACCGTGCGATCCGGGGTGGTCCAGTTCCGACTGATCCCGGAGATGTTCCGCACCCTCACCGACAAGACGCCGCGCACCGCCGAGGGAAAGCCCCAGTCGGTCTCGGCGTTCCAGGCGTTCACGATCTCCGCCGCCTCCCGCGTCGGAGTGGGGAACATCGCCGGCGTCGGCACGGCGATCGCCATCGGCGGTCCGGGGGCGGTGTTCTGGATGTGGCTGATGGCCTTCATCGGCGGTGCGTCGGCGTTCATCGAATCGTCCCTTGCGCAGCTGTACAAGACGCGCGATGCTGACGGCTTCCGCGGCGGCCCTGCCTACTACATGCAGCGCGGACTGCGAGCCCGCTGGATGGGCGTGGTGTTCGCCGTCATCCTCATCATCTGCTTCCCCGTCGCCTTCTCTTCGCTGCAGGCCAACACCATCCAGGCCACGATCGCCGGAGGCCTCGACGACTCCGCCTCCGCCTGGCTGCCGTGGGTGATCGGAATCGTCCTGAGCACGCTGATGGCGCTGGTGATCTTCGGCGGCGTGCGCCGCATCGCCTCGGTCACCCAGCTCCTGGTGCCGCTCATGGCGCTGCTGTACCTGCTCATCGGGCTGGTGATCGTCGCGCTGAACATCGACCGGCTGCCCGCTGCGGTCGCGACGATCTTCACCCAGGCGTTCGGGCCGAACGAGGTCGTGGGCGCGACGCTCGGATACATCATCCTCACGGGCGTCAAGCGCGGCATGTTCTCCAACGAGGCGGGTCTCGGCTCGGCGCCGAACGCCGGCGCCTCGGCGGCCGTGACGCATCCGGTCAAACAGGGCCTCGTGCAGACACTCGGGGTGTACTTCGACACGTTCCTGGTGTGCTCGATCACCGCGTTCATCATCCTGGTGTCGGTTCCGGATCTGGCGAACGCCGAGCGGGGCATCGACCTGACCCAGGGTGCCGTCATCGGCACCCTGGGCGAGTGGTCGAACATCCTGCTGAGCGTCATCATCTTCCTGCTCGCCTTCAGCTCGATCCTCGGCAACTACTACTACGGCGAGAGCAACATCGAGTTCATCACCCGCAGTCGCGGAGCGCTGCTCGGCTACCGGATCGCCGCGATCGCCGCCGTCCTGATCGGAGCGCTGCTGTCCGCCGACGTGGTCTGGACCTTCGCCGACGGCGCGATGGGCTTCATGGCCCTCGTGAACCTCGTGGCGATCGGCCTGCTCTCGGGCATCGCCTTCGCGCTCCTTCGCGACTACACGCAGCAGCGGCGCGAAGGCAAGGACCCCGTCTTCACCCGTGACCGGCTGCCCGGCGTGAGGAACATCGAGGTGTGGGAGGACGAGCTGTCGGTCACCGGGCCGATCGATCTCACGACCCGCGGTCGCCAGGCGGAGAAGCACCGCGACCACCTGCACGAGAGGTCCGCGCGCGACTGA